A stretch of the Oenococcus sp. UCMA 16435 genome encodes the following:
- a CDS encoding HD domain-containing protein, which produces MLNEHQKGENYSIYLLIKSAEKRMTSKSSPYIRLTLTDRSGEIQANLWDASDDDVANYVPGKVVYLNVLQDEYQSKPQLKIQEIRLANETEPSDPSLYEISSPVSKKELQSQINDLLFQITNPTWNRIVRNVLNKYADKYYEYPAAEKIHHAYRGGLAFHSLSIAKLALAVSDLYPQINRSLLLAGALLHDIGKTKELSGPVGTEYTTEGQLLGHIVIGDEIIVQAAEELGFDLDSEDMLILRHLILSHHNKLEFGSPVQPKELEAYVLSKLDDLDSHIQLITTAIDKTSAGDFSEKIFAADNQPYYRLKTDLSEKSDQNNN; this is translated from the coding sequence ATGCTTAATGAACATCAAAAAGGTGAAAATTATAGTATTTATCTTTTAATTAAGTCGGCTGAGAAACGAATGACTAGCAAGAGTTCTCCTTATATTCGTTTGACTTTAACTGACCGGTCCGGCGAAATTCAAGCTAATCTTTGGGATGCAAGTGATGATGACGTTGCTAATTATGTTCCGGGAAAAGTCGTTTATCTAAATGTTTTGCAGGATGAATACCAATCCAAACCACAATTGAAAATTCAAGAGATCAGGTTAGCTAATGAAACCGAACCAAGCGATCCATCTTTGTATGAAATTAGCTCGCCGGTCTCCAAAAAAGAATTACAGTCGCAAATTAATGATCTTTTGTTTCAAATTACTAATCCAACTTGGAACCGAATTGTTCGCAACGTTTTAAATAAATACGCTGACAAATATTATGAATATCCGGCAGCTGAAAAAATCCATCATGCTTATCGTGGTGGATTAGCGTTTCATTCACTTTCAATTGCTAAATTAGCGTTAGCAGTTTCAGATTTATACCCTCAGATCAATCGATCGCTGTTATTGGCTGGTGCTTTATTGCATGATATTGGTAAAACAAAAGAACTTTCAGGTCCGGTCGGGACGGAATATACTACCGAAGGACAATTACTTGGGCATATTGTAATTGGCGACGAAATTATTGTTCAAGCTGCAGAAGAACTTGGTTTTGATTTGGATTCTGAAGATATGCTTATATTAAGACATTTGATTTTGAGTCATCATAATAAACTGGAATTCGGTTCCCCGGTTCAACCAAAAGAATTAGAAGCTTATGTTTTATCAAAATTAGATGATCTTGACTCGCATATACAATTGATTACAACTGCTATTGACAAAACTTCTGCCGGCGATTTTTCGGAAAAAATTTTTGCTGCCGATAATCAACCTTATTATCGTCTGAAAACTGATTTATCAGAAAAAAGCGATCAAAATAACAATTAA
- a CDS encoding HD domain-containing protein — MTYPKYDYLYPLVKAALSRERFEHVVRTGEYAVHLAELNNYDPNKAQIGGLIHDYAKERTTADFLAEIDKKHLDPDLKNWDSSIWHGIVGAEFAKDELGIDDEELLNSIRRHTTADIEMTTLDKIVYMSDFLELGRNFSDTDVARDVTDQALNDGVAWQLQFSVTRLVRNQRAIYPKTIYAYNHWVGGK, encoded by the coding sequence ATGACTTATCCAAAATATGATTACTTGTATCCTTTAGTGAAGGCTGCACTTTCTCGAGAACGTTTTGAACATGTTGTTCGAACAGGCGAATATGCCGTTCATCTTGCTGAATTAAACAATTATGATCCAAATAAGGCCCAGATCGGAGGTTTAATTCATGATTATGCTAAAGAAAGGACTACAGCTGATTTTTTGGCTGAAATTGATAAAAAGCATTTGGACCCCGATTTAAAGAACTGGGATAGTTCAATTTGGCATGGTATTGTTGGAGCTGAATTTGCTAAAGATGAACTTGGGATTGACGATGAAGAATTATTAAACTCAATTCGTCGTCATACGACAGCGGATATCGAGATGACCACTCTGGACAAAATTGTCTATATGTCGGATTTTTTGGAACTTGGTCGAAATTTTTCTGATACAGATGTTGCTCGTGATGTTACTGACCAGGCTTTGAACGATGGTGTTGCTTGGCAACTGCAATTTTCGGTTACACGTTTGGTTAGAAATCAACGGGCAATTTATCCAAAAACGATTTACGCATACAATCATTGGGTTGGAGGAAAATAA
- the nadD gene encoding nicotinate (nicotinamide) nucleotide adenylyltransferase: MNLLTSLSSMKTFVQPKTALDGQKEKHRIGIFGGTFNPIHNGQLIAAEQICNQLGLDKVYFMPDAMPFGGTHENAVEPSARAEMIRLAIRGNSKFGIELAPIHDGGQQSTYSVLKKISSKHPENEYYLILGAHLVRQISSWDNVSALTKLVHLVAIEEPGVTHGSDFEAIWTYVNWLNISSSDIRSHLRTRQSVRYLIPDAVAAYIAEYGLYQGRFS; encoded by the coding sequence ATGAACTTGCTCACTAGTCTTTCTTCTATGAAAACCTTTGTTCAACCAAAGACGGCTTTGGATGGCCAAAAAGAAAAACATCGAATCGGTATCTTTGGCGGTACTTTTAATCCGATTCACAATGGGCAATTGATAGCTGCTGAGCAAATTTGCAATCAATTGGGACTTGATAAGGTTTATTTTATGCCGGATGCAATGCCTTTTGGTGGAACTCATGAAAACGCTGTTGAGCCGTCTGCTAGGGCTGAGATGATTAGATTGGCGATTCGTGGGAATTCAAAGTTTGGCATTGAATTAGCACCAATTCACGATGGTGGACAGCAGTCGACGTATAGTGTTTTGAAGAAAATATCATCAAAACATCCAGAAAACGAATATTATTTGATTTTGGGAGCACATCTGGTCCGCCAAATAAGTAGTTGGGATAATGTTTCTGCTCTGACGAAACTGGTTCATTTAGTTGCAATTGAAGAACCGGGAGTAACGCACGGTTCTGATTTCGAAGCAATCTGGACATATGTTAATTGGCTAAATATTTCTTCTTCCGATATACGTTCTCATTTGAGAACTCGCCAATCGGTTCGCTATTTGATACCGGATGCTGTTGCGGCATATATAGCCGAATACGGTTTATATCAAGGGAGGTTTTCCTAA
- a CDS encoding DNA repair exonuclease, which translates to MSGFHNRGKMKFIHAADIHLGNPISGIDRKINLPEEVKKQIALATFTAFSNVIKLAVDRHVDFVLFPGDLFDSSQQSAYLYNFLNQQFQNLKEAGIEAFISFGNHDFQSNVENDFIWPENVHAFPKSKAKTFFHDSWDGKRVAITGTSFAVRNPQESLVPLYPSRDQSATYQIGMYHGNQGNSSTNNYAPFSIGDLQALNYDYWALGHIHVRQVLSKNPAIVYSGDPQGLDLTETGEKGVYFVSDENQQGGLSAEFVACSSFVFNNFELSINDQSAISNISDLIVKELSSLDHKKMSLNTIRINLSASLPEKILDQLTDTSFLDLINSKTLKEKQFLIKIDLSINQKRDNFNQLDEQYWQAAKNDVFDDQSFDQALLRTFNSNQQFVIQHFTDPSIQANLMSKAEQLISERIS; encoded by the coding sequence ATATCCGGTTTTCATAATCGAGGAAAAATGAAATTTATTCACGCAGCAGATATTCATTTAGGCAATCCAATTAGTGGAATTGATCGAAAAATAAATCTTCCGGAAGAAGTTAAAAAACAAATCGCTCTGGCAACATTTACAGCTTTTTCTAACGTTATCAAGTTAGCTGTAGATCGGCATGTTGATTTCGTTCTTTTCCCAGGCGATCTTTTTGATTCGAGTCAGCAAAGCGCTTATCTTTATAATTTTTTGAATCAACAATTTCAAAATTTAAAAGAAGCTGGAATTGAAGCCTTTATATCTTTCGGTAACCATGATTTTCAATCAAATGTCGAAAATGATTTTATCTGGCCTGAAAATGTTCATGCTTTTCCAAAGTCTAAAGCGAAAACTTTTTTTCATGATTCTTGGGATGGAAAACGAGTTGCGATAACCGGTACAAGTTTTGCTGTTCGTAATCCACAGGAAAGCCTTGTGCCATTATATCCAAGCCGCGATCAGTCGGCCACTTATCAAATTGGTATGTATCACGGAAACCAAGGAAATTCATCAACGAACAATTATGCACCCTTTTCGATTGGCGATCTACAAGCTTTGAATTATGATTATTGGGCTTTAGGACATATCCACGTTCGCCAGGTACTTTCCAAAAATCCGGCTATTGTTTATTCCGGAGACCCTCAGGGTCTTGATTTAACCGAAACTGGTGAAAAGGGTGTTTATTTTGTCAGTGATGAGAACCAGCAAGGTGGTTTGAGCGCTGAGTTTGTTGCTTGCAGCAGTTTTGTGTTTAATAATTTTGAGTTATCGATTAATGATCAAAGCGCGATTTCAAATATTTCCGATTTGATTGTTAAAGAATTATCGAGCTTGGATCATAAAAAAATGAGCTTAAATACGATTCGAATTAATTTATCGGCATCGCTTCCAGAAAAAATTCTTGATCAATTAACTGATACAAGTTTTTTGGACTTAATTAATTCAAAAACTCTTAAGGAAAAACAGTTTTTGATCAAAATAGATTTAAGTATTAACCAAAAAAGGGATAATTTTAATCAGTTAGACGAACAATATTGGCAGGCAGCCAAAAATGATGTTTTTGACGATCAAAGTTTTGACCAGGCTTTGCTTAGAACGTTTAATTCCAATCAACAGTTTGTGATTCAGCACTTTACTGATCCAAGCATCCAGGCAAACTTAATGTCAAAAGCCGAACAGCTAATTTCAGAAAGGATAAGTTGA
- the rsfS gene encoding ribosome silencing factor — protein MESKELLEKIVQIADGKKAEQLVALDIRDLSIISDYFLIASADTGRQVQAIAEEIIDQLHKKDISASHIEGLGEADWVLLDYGDVVVHLFTTEKRDYYKLEHLWSEAKMIDVSDWITAEF, from the coding sequence GTGGAAAGCAAAGAATTATTAGAAAAAATTGTTCAAATTGCCGATGGCAAAAAAGCTGAACAATTGGTTGCCCTAGATATTCGTGATCTATCAATTATTTCTGATTACTTTCTGATTGCCAGTGCTGATACCGGTCGTCAGGTTCAAGCAATTGCCGAGGAAATTATTGATCAACTTCATAAAAAAGATATTTCAGCATCGCATATTGAGGGCTTAGGCGAGGCTGATTGGGTTTTGTTGGATTATGGCGACGTAGTTGTCCATTTATTCACAACTGAGAAACGCGATTATTATAAACTTGAACATTTGTGGAGCGAAGCAAAAATGATTGATGTTTCTGACTGGATTACTGCGGAATTTTGA
- a CDS encoding AAA family ATPase produces the protein MEIKRIHISGFGKFSNFNLDFKDDLQVIYGQNEAGKSTLRQFITGILFGFAQNKKQGSNLYEPRNGSQYGGDLIFEKDGNLWDISRLGRTQSKLEITDRNGNHINNPEVFLNDLLAPFSQDSFEDIFSFDQEQLNEIRSLSGKELSDRLLSFSVVNADRWQSLSKELDKNASVMFGLTKTSKRPINQLLSEHQQISNQLHSMGHELINYRRSSQQKKSTLKRIAELDSQLHNLKKQTDEFSKLIELSGLFNRKERILVPKTNSRFSDQQISNLTDDIEQRVEKLQSQIKGINPDKSENKSTVIAENPLLTIYKNNRTDVDLLEKSIPNLIAENNLYDQNDNQIKNISNRLSELQNDLKTKFGDRIPKALPQGVSIQPSRSITVFFIIGVILILLGIFGIVKGFLTPTFPYPFWVCGAGVLFIGGLLALFERPKKQSINFSQYGYSNQVSLDTIIDSQNHLQEYHQKIDQFQQLQNQKQSHFSKINSILKLANSLREFLPSAKQDHDALIDQIQVLLNEIKDERQSALLSKEQKKLVDENRQQQIGHLQNLKNEQQQIFNYLKVNDYQNFQYLQAEKIKNKQRLNQLESINQLLTPEKEKQIKGLGGVEEITKKKQALKVRIDSLEQEIKQENQQLLKLNATLLNASSDTDYQTKLQQQSDLETDINNDLTDYFANKLASSWINESLYQISHKRMPEIRSNAEHYFAELTENKYVSIIFGDDSLLVANQQGEKFYSYELSKGSSEQLYVSLRLAFAESVAEKNSLPFLIDDSFVNFDIERKGIMDNILHRLAEKYQIIYFTANPDRNFSQSNIINLGEVANA, from the coding sequence ATGGAAATTAAAAGAATTCATATTTCTGGTTTTGGCAAATTTTCAAACTTTAACTTGGATTTTAAAGATGATTTACAGGTTATTTATGGCCAAAACGAAGCTGGTAAATCAACGCTTCGCCAATTTATTACGGGAATTTTGTTTGGCTTTGCCCAAAATAAAAAACAAGGCAGCAATTTATATGAACCCCGGAATGGATCTCAATACGGCGGCGATCTTATTTTTGAAAAAGACGGTAATTTATGGGACATATCCCGTCTTGGCCGAACTCAGTCAAAGCTCGAAATTACTGATCGAAACGGTAATCACATTAATAATCCTGAAGTTTTCCTAAACGACTTATTGGCTCCTTTTAGTCAGGACAGTTTCGAAGATATTTTTTCTTTTGACCAAGAGCAATTAAACGAAATTCGAAGTTTGTCCGGAAAAGAACTTTCTGACCGCTTACTTAGTTTTTCTGTAGTTAATGCCGACCGGTGGCAATCTCTCAGTAAGGAATTGGATAAGAATGCCAGTGTTATGTTTGGACTTACAAAAACTTCTAAACGACCAATTAATCAATTACTGTCCGAACATCAGCAGATTTCTAATCAGTTACATTCGATGGGACATGAACTAATCAACTATCGTCGTAGTTCTCAACAAAAAAAGTCGACTTTGAAACGAATTGCTGAATTGGATTCGCAATTACATAATTTAAAAAAACAAACGGATGAATTTTCTAAGCTGATTGAATTATCTGGTCTTTTTAATCGCAAAGAAAGAATTTTGGTGCCGAAGACCAATAGTCGTTTTTCCGATCAACAGATCAGCAATTTAACTGATGATATAGAACAAAGGGTTGAAAAACTTCAAAGCCAAATTAAAGGAATAAATCCGGACAAGAGCGAAAACAAATCAACTGTTATTGCTGAAAATCCACTATTGACGATTTACAAAAACAATCGTACCGATGTTGATTTACTTGAGAAATCGATTCCCAACCTGATTGCCGAAAATAATTTATACGATCAAAATGATAATCAAATTAAAAACATTTCAAATCGATTAAGCGAGTTGCAGAATGATTTAAAAACTAAATTTGGCGATCGAATTCCAAAGGCATTGCCTCAAGGGGTTTCAATTCAACCAAGTAGATCAATTACGGTGTTTTTTATTATCGGAGTTATCTTAATACTTTTGGGAATTTTCGGGATTGTTAAAGGTTTCTTGACCCCAACATTTCCTTATCCTTTTTGGGTTTGTGGTGCCGGTGTTCTATTTATTGGTGGATTGCTTGCTCTTTTTGAAAGGCCAAAAAAGCAGTCAATTAATTTTTCTCAATATGGTTATTCCAATCAAGTAAGTTTAGATACTATTATTGATTCACAAAATCATTTGCAGGAATATCACCAGAAAATTGATCAATTCCAACAACTACAAAATCAAAAACAATCACACTTTTCTAAAATTAATTCAATTCTTAAATTAGCAAACTCTCTTCGTGAATTTTTGCCATCTGCTAAACAGGATCACGATGCTTTAATTGACCAAATTCAGGTACTTCTGAATGAAATTAAAGACGAAAGACAATCAGCCTTATTATCAAAAGAACAAAAAAAGTTGGTTGATGAAAATCGTCAACAACAAATTGGTCATTTGCAGAATTTAAAAAATGAGCAGCAGCAGATTTTTAATTATCTAAAGGTTAATGATTATCAAAATTTCCAGTATCTTCAAGCCGAAAAAATTAAAAATAAGCAGAGACTTAATCAACTCGAAAGTATTAATCAGCTTTTAACCCCGGAAAAAGAAAAACAAATTAAAGGACTTGGCGGAGTTGAAGAAATTACCAAAAAGAAACAGGCTCTGAAAGTTCGAATCGATAGTCTAGAACAAGAAATTAAACAGGAAAATCAACAACTGCTAAAGCTAAATGCTACTTTACTGAACGCCAGCTCCGATACGGACTATCAGACCAAATTACAACAGCAATCTGATCTGGAGACTGATATAAATAATGATTTGACTGATTATTTTGCTAATAAGTTGGCTTCCAGCTGGATTAATGAAAGTCTTTATCAGATTAGTCATAAACGTATGCCGGAGATAAGATCGAATGCAGAACATTATTTTGCCGAACTAACTGAAAATAAATATGTAAGTATTATTTTTGGTGATGATTCCTTGCTAGTGGCAAATCAACAGGGAGAAAAATTTTATTCCTACGAACTTTCCAAGGGCAGTTCCGAACAGTTGTATGTTTCTTTGCGGCTGGCTTTTGCTGAATCTGTTGCTGAAAAAAATTCTTTGCCATTCTTGATCGATGATAGTTTTGTCAATTTTGACATCGAACGAAAAGGCATTATGGACAACATTTTGCACCGTCTGGCTGAAAAATATCAAATCATATACTTTACAGCTAATCCGGATCGAAATTTCTCTCAAAGCAATATTATTAATTTAGGGGAGGTTGCCAATGCTTAA
- the yqeH gene encoding ribosome biogenesis GTPase YqeH: MTLNEDQVTQLLNEGIVCIGCGATFQSTKKGVPGYLNEHKLRGYLSSLNSVDDPIDLLCERCFKLKNYNQIEPVPFDSDHFQKILTSISDKKALVLYLVDLFDVGGSMINGLTRFIGNNPVVLIGNKFDILPKSVKKNKIANWLSKEAKNEGIKVLKTVVLSADKGDTGEYLLEEISAYIDMYEEIFVVGVTNVGKSTLINQIIKQISGRGSVITTSRFPGTTLDKIEIPLTEKTRIIDTPGIIHDSQMAHFVNSKDFKYLLPNKEVKARTFQLQKDQAIFLGGLGWIDFLNKTKISMTAYFENNLELHRGKIENAEKLFNSQAGKLLKPTVLEEYRTIEKKEIKLKANQDFAISGLGWFTFHDSVPICFHLPKGLAFSVRQAEI, encoded by the coding sequence TTGACCCTAAATGAAGATCAGGTTACACAATTATTAAATGAAGGAATTGTTTGTATTGGCTGTGGTGCGACCTTTCAATCTACTAAAAAGGGTGTTCCCGGTTATTTGAACGAGCACAAACTCCGTGGCTATTTAAGTTCGTTAAATTCAGTCGATGATCCGATCGACTTGCTTTGTGAACGCTGTTTTAAATTGAAAAATTATAATCAAATAGAACCTGTTCCTTTTGATTCGGATCATTTTCAAAAAATATTAACTTCTATATCGGATAAAAAAGCACTGGTTTTATATCTTGTGGATCTTTTTGATGTTGGCGGGTCAATGATTAATGGACTGACTCGTTTTATTGGTAACAATCCGGTAGTTTTGATAGGTAATAAATTTGATATTTTGCCCAAATCTGTTAAAAAGAATAAAATCGCTAATTGGTTGTCAAAAGAGGCTAAAAATGAAGGTATTAAAGTTTTAAAAACCGTTGTCTTATCAGCTGATAAAGGGGACACAGGTGAATATTTGCTGGAAGAGATTTCTGCTTATATCGATATGTATGAAGAAATCTTCGTTGTTGGTGTTACTAATGTTGGAAAATCAACTTTAATTAATCAAATTATTAAACAAATATCTGGCCGTGGTTCAGTTATTACTACTTCGCGTTTTCCTGGAACAACGCTTGATAAAATTGAAATACCTTTGACGGAAAAAACACGAATAATTGACACTCCAGGAATTATTCATGATTCTCAAATGGCACATTTTGTAAATTCGAAGGATTTTAAATACTTGCTTCCGAATAAAGAGGTGAAAGCAAGGACTTTTCAATTACAAAAAGACCAAGCCATTTTTCTTGGTGGACTCGGATGGATTGATTTTTTGAATAAAACAAAAATTTCTATGACGGCTTATTTTGAAAATAATCTCGAACTGCACCGTGGAAAAATTGAAAATGCTGAAAAATTATTCAATTCGCAAGCTGGAAAACTACTTAAACCAACTGTTTTAGAAGAATATCGGACAATTGAAAAAAAAGAAATTAAATTAAAAGCTAATCAGGATTTTGCAATTTCTGGGTTGGGGTGGTTCACTTTTCATGATTCAGTCCCAATTTGTTTTCATTTACCAAAAGGTTTGGCCTTTTCCGTCCGTCAAGCTGAAATTTAG
- a CDS encoding class I SAM-dependent methyltransferase produces MNPNYSIFAELYDKLFDPDMYLDWNSFVQTNSSKNRILDLAGGSGQLAVLLAKSGYQVSILDLSNQMLTLAEQRAERNNFSFDLFQADMTQNWQLNESFPLITCFADSLNYLSNIKEMKKTFFEVFSHLEKGGKFLFDVITPYQVNVVYKNYMYNNDDDPEKIFMWTSFPGNIKNSVDHDLKFFVYQEEINAFKMVREIHHERTYPLEEYLSLLKEIGFRNIHLSSNFGRGEMNKRTTRAFFVAEKQ; encoded by the coding sequence ATGAATCCTAATTATTCGATTTTTGCAGAATTGTATGATAAACTTTTTGACCCGGATATGTATCTTGATTGGAATAGCTTCGTTCAAACCAATAGTTCCAAGAATCGGATATTAGATTTGGCTGGCGGTTCAGGACAACTGGCTGTCTTACTGGCTAAGTCGGGGTATCAGGTATCAATTTTGGATTTGTCAAATCAAATGTTGACTTTGGCGGAACAACGTGCCGAAAGAAATAATTTTAGCTTTGATTTATTTCAGGCCGATATGACTCAAAACTGGCAATTAAATGAGAGTTTTCCTTTGATTACTTGTTTTGCTGACTCTTTAAATTATCTTTCAAATATCAAAGAGATGAAAAAAACTTTTTTCGAGGTATTCAGTCATTTAGAAAAAGGTGGTAAATTCCTTTTTGATGTCATCACACCTTATCAGGTCAATGTCGTTTACAAGAATTATATGTATAATAATGACGATGATCCTGAAAAAATTTTTATGTGGACAAGTTTTCCTGGAAATATAAAAAATTCCGTTGATCATGATTTAAAGTTTTTTGTTTACCAAGAGGAAATTAATGCCTTTAAAATGGTTCGTGAGATTCATCATGAGCGGACCTATCCGCTTGAAGAATATCTTTCTTTACTTAAAGAAATAGGTTTTCGAAATATTCATTTGTCTTCTAATTTTGGCAGGGGTGAAATGAATAAAAGAACCACACGGGCATTTTTTGTTGCGGAGAAGCAATGA
- a CDS encoding YqeG family HAD IIIA-type phosphatase has translation MQGIYEPTYRVRKAWGISPRALKLHGITTVLADLDNTLVAWNKPEGGDDFFAWHKKLSNAKINLIVVSNNSTGRVRKAVKALGVPFEAWSLKPLPRGIKKTLRDFNLSKDEVIMIGDQIMTDIVAANLAGVRSVLVKPLIETDGFPTRINRHFAKFVTKNKKENWEDDIVDPK, from the coding sequence ATGCAAGGGATTTACGAACCAACTTATCGTGTTAGAAAGGCTTGGGGTATCAGCCCCCGGGCACTTAAATTACATGGAATTACGACTGTACTGGCCGATTTGGATAATACACTGGTTGCTTGGAACAAGCCAGAAGGTGGAGATGATTTTTTCGCGTGGCATAAGAAATTATCGAACGCCAAAATAAATTTGATAGTTGTTTCAAATAATTCAACAGGGAGAGTAAGAAAGGCTGTTAAGGCTTTAGGAGTTCCTTTTGAGGCTTGGTCGTTAAAACCACTTCCGAGAGGAATTAAAAAAACTCTTCGGGATTTTAATTTGTCAAAGGATGAAGTGATCATGATTGGTGATCAAATTATGACTGATATTGTTGCAGCTAACTTGGCCGGAGTCAGAAGTGTACTGGTTAAACCACTAATCGAGACAGATGGTTTTCCAACCAGAATTAATCGACATTTTGCTAAATTTGTTACAAAAAATAAAAAGGAAAATTGGGAGGACGACATAGTTGACCCTAAATGA
- a CDS encoding YhbY family RNA-binding protein, with amino-acid sequence MEILSGKQKRYLRAQGNQLPAIFSVGKNGLTKVWLGQVLDALRVHELIKVSLQQSAAADIDTAITFIQKNSQITIAQKIGHTLLLYLPSSNPDYQKISVEVNELAH; translated from the coding sequence ATGGAAATTTTATCAGGTAAACAAAAAAGGTATTTGCGGGCACAAGGCAATCAACTGCCGGCGATTTTTAGTGTTGGAAAAAATGGTTTAACGAAAGTTTGGTTGGGCCAGGTGTTGGATGCTCTAAGAGTTCACGAACTAATTAAAGTTAGTTTGCAGCAAAGCGCTGCTGCTGATATTGATACAGCAATTACATTCATACAAAAGAATTCTCAGATTACGATTGCGCAAAAAATTGGTCATACACTTCTTTTATATTTGCCATCATCGAATCCTGATTATCAAAAAATTTCAGTTGAGGTGAATGAACTTGCTCACTAG